In the genome of Betaproteobacteria bacterium, the window GATCGGCGTGCAGCGCTTCGAGTCCACCCCGGGGCAGGCGGTGCTGCTCGATGCGGTGTGGAGCGTGCGGCGCACGCGCGACGGGGTGAGCCAGAGCGGGCGCACGACCCTCACCGAACCCAGCCCAGACCCCGGCTACGAGCTACTGGCCGCCGCTCACTCCAAAGCACTCGCCCAACTCGGCCACGACATCGCTCAAGCCGTCCGCGCACTGACTGTGTCGCAGCAGTGAGTTTGCGCGCTACGCCCAGGATCGCGCCTCGTAGGTCAGATTGAGCCCGATGCGCGATCCGCCGCCTCCGATCTGGTTCAGGCATGTACTTCTGTTGCTGGCGTTCGTCGCCCTCGGCGTGGAAGCAGCGTCGCCCCGGCACATCCTGATCCTCCACTCTTTCGGGCGTGATTTCGCGCCCTTCAACGTCGTCGCACCTGCTTTCCGAAGCGAGCTCGCGACGCTCACGCCGGAGCGCATCGTCTTTCACGAAGCCTCTCTCGATGTCGAACGATTGAGGACGTCCGAGGACGAGCGTCCGTTCGTCGAGTTCCTTCGGGCTCGCTATGAGGCCTCCCCACCAGAGCTGGTGGTCGCGATCGGTGCGCCTGCGGCGCGCTTCTATTTGCGGCATCGGCAATCTCTCTATCCGGATGCAGTGCTGCTCCTCGTGGGCGCGGACCAGCGTGTCGCGCAGGAGATCCGTCTCGGCGCGAGAGACCGCGTGGCCGCGGTGAATGCCGACTTCCCACTGATTGCCGAGAACATGCTCCAACTCCTGCCCGACACGACGATGCTTGCCGTCATCATGGGTTCCTCGGCATTCGAACAGTTCTGGCTGAAAGAGCTGCAGCGGGACCTGGCACCGCTTGCCGATCGCATCCGGCTGGTCTGGTTGAGCGATCTGACGCTAGAGCACCTGGGCCAGCGCGTGGCCGCGCTGCCACCCCGCTCGGCGGTGCTCTACGGGATGTTCACGGTGGGTGCGGACGGCGTGCCGCATGAGAGCGGGCAGGCACTCGCGGTCGTGCGTGCCGCGTCGAGTGCTCCGGTGTTCGGCGCCTTCGAGAGCCAGCTCGGCGATGGTATCGTCGGGGGGGCCGTTTATTGCCATGCGGGAAACGGGGGTGGTCGCCGCTCAGCTCGCCCATCGCATCCTTGCTGGCGATCCACCGGCGGACAGGATGGTCCTGGAGGAGATGACCAGACCGGTCTACGATTGGCGCGCGCTCGCGCGCTGGGGCATTCCGGAGTCACGGCTTCCAGAACGAAGCGAGGTGCGCTTCCGTCCGCCCTCGCTGTGGGAGCAGCACAAGCTAGTGATTCTGTCCACGGTTGGCATTGTCCTGCTCCAGGCCGCGCTGATTGCCGGCTTGCTCGTCCAGCGTGCTCGAGCCCGGCGGGCGGAAAGCAAGTCTGCCGCACTGGCAGGCCATCTGCTCACGGCGCACGAGGACGAGCGGCGACGCCTGGCCCGCGAGCTGCACGACGACATGACGCAGCGGCTTGCCCGGCTCGCGATCGACGCCGCCCGCATCGAACGCGGCGCGAGTGTCGCACCGGCCGAGGGGATTGCGCGTTCGCTGCGCGAGGAGCTGGTGCGTCTCTCCGAGGACGTGCACGCCCTGTCGTACCGGCTACATCCCTCGGTGCTCGACGAGCTCGGCCTCGCGGCGGCGCTGCAGGCCGAGTGCGACCGGCTGTCCCGTCAGGCGTCGATCGCCGTGGAGGTCGACGTGCGTGACCTCCCGCAGCCGCTGCCCCGTGAGCCGGCGCTCTGCCTGTTTCGCGTGGCCCAGGAAGCGCTGCGCAACATCGCCCGTCACGCCCAGGCGCATGCGGCCGTCGTGTCGCTCGCGGCCTTCGACGGCGGGCTGCAGCTCGCCGTGCGCGACGATGGGCGCGGCTTCGACGCGGCGCGCAGCAATGAACGTCCGAGCCTCGGTCAGATGAGTATGCGCGAGCGCGTCCGCTTGCTGGGCGGCAAGCTCGACATCGAAAGCGCCCCCGGCCACGGCACCACCGTGGTGGCGTGG includes:
- a CDS encoding membrane integrity-associated transporter subunit PqiC is translated as IGVQRFESTPGQAVLLDAVWSVRRTRDGVSQSGRTTLTEPSPDPGYELLAAAHSKALAQLGHDIAQAVRALTVSQQ
- a CDS encoding sensor histidine kinase: MTRPVYDWRALARWGIPESRLPERSEVRFRPPSLWEQHKLVILSTVGIVLLQAALIAGLLVQRARARRAESKSAALAGHLLTAHEDERRRLARELHDDMTQRLARLAIDAARIERGASVAPAEGIARSLREELVRLSEDVHALSYRLHPSVLDELGLAAALQAECDRLSRQASIAVEVDVRDLPQPLPREPALCLFRVAQEALRNIARHAQAHAAVVSLAAFDGGLQLAVRDDGRGFDAARSNERPSLGQMSMRERVRLLGGKLDIESAPGHGTTVVAWVPLRSAAT